In Tachysurus fulvidraco isolate hzauxx_2018 chromosome 11, HZAU_PFXX_2.0, whole genome shotgun sequence, one DNA window encodes the following:
- the wu:fb16f03 gene encoding eukaryotic translation initiation factor 4 gamma 1 isoform X1 produces the protein MNKVPGPPSSSPLPAPSPNLPQPNFSLTPPPSMVFATPTPPPMNPTAQTRQPFYPVRPTLPTNPARAQASSAPRPIPPPHGTHSPHVFQPGSQMMMIPTQPISFSNSQGPAYYIPGQYRPSYVSPQQYQVAGSPNFYPGSSPAEYAGAYYQTQPQFTPPVATAPVLMNPAPQQQQAPPPPQHAAPAKRERKPIRIRDPNQGGRDITEEIMSGGRSASTPTPPQSALTMSDGEAITQSNGEKAPPPVTAARGDDLVKPVVSLEFPIPPGEIPIPDAPPTPPPTSPISDTVDAPPPTMDKATQLKDAKQQELKSSSTAVPSCGSTENGAGPATVSVLLPASGADPALESPIAQPEELQFVNGLTADANRDVSPLAEPDITKEAPPVFEEFSTRTTKVVSPVLKETPAQVVSETPPLLDVKETSVSSVKETPAPIPTPTPVVTETPSLIAKDTPLSAVKEIPAPIAKEPPPPVVPEALVAKEMPPPVATETTEPVVKETIIEDPCPVAKETPEPIDKETRSPAAPVSVAKAAPPSPPTLAEEQEDTPPAQTTAPDSTMQAAVSVPKKKRKLKDLNKKETGDVLDAFKEPPPKPEPMPLTKSEQAEPAPVAPPPVEDMEETWEEKEDKLDAENLQRRSPAPATPTEQKYQYKQEQWKPLNPEEKKKYDRVFLLGFQFISASMHKPEGLPQISDVVLDKVNKTPLRPLDLSRMNCGPDFTPSFANLGRQPVGGRGPAMGLPGPRRSGQSSSRKEPRKIVLSGVSLNDDIHLSKAENAWRRGGGGGVEVDDAETSKTRELLRRVRGVLNKLTPQMFQPLMKQITDMTIDTEERLKGVIDLVFEKAISEPNFSVAYANMCRCLMGLKVPTSDKPNVMVNFRKLLLNRCQKEFEKDKDDDEIFEKKQKELDAATEEDVRQHLKEELEEAKDTARRRSLGNIKFIGELFKLKMLTENIMHDCVVKLLKNHDEESLECLCRLLSTIGKDLDFEKARPRMDQYFTQMGKIIKERKTSSRIRFMLQDVIDLRRNNWVPRRGDQGPKTIEQIHKDAEMEEQREQVKVQQQLLSKKDVRGPVGGGVTLGPRGAGPASHRGNPPPDDGWNTVPISTKNRPIDTSRLSKITKPGSLDFNNQLLAPGGKGSWGSWGKGSSGGSGVKPSGDGAAQDSSRTSTLNRFSALQQPPSSSSSSSSSSNMDTDRRIPQRNSLSRERGDRGDRLERGSDRNRPSISKRSFSREKDEWEQRPVETVRRVTSMTDERERARERERERERERAPSKDNVRREPVSTPPPAPSKPALSPEELEKKSTAIIEEYLHINDMKEALQCVSEMNSASLLYLFVRTGIESTLERSTIAREHMGLLLHQLVKAGMLSEQQYYKGLMEVLEVAEDMAIDVPHIWVYLAELITPLLHEGGISMGSLFREVSKPLVPIGKAGDLLAHLLTLLCKGMSHKKVGDMWREAGLSWKDFLSEDEDVNKFVTEKGVDYTLGEGYGKVGSSRKSLSTEELSKQMDQLLQDKSDNQHIFNWVEANLDEQQVSSNTFVRALMSSVCQAAIICETPYKVDSKKISQRAKLLQRYIKDEQKELQALYALQSLMVQMEQPPNLLRMFFDILYDEDIIKEDGFYKWESSKDPAEQQGKGVALKSVTAFFTWLREAEDESDNS, from the exons ATGAATAAAGTACCAGGACCCCCGTCCTCCTCCCCACTCCCTGCACCCTCCCCTAACCTGCCCCAG CCTAACTTCTCACTTACTCCTCCCCCATCTATGGTTTTTGCTACACCTACTCCTCCTCCAATGAACCCTACAGCCCAGACCCGACAG CCGTTCTACCCTGTTCGGCCCACATTACCCACAAACCCTGCTCGAGCCCAGGCAAGCTCCGCCCCACGGCCCATCCCTCCACCACACGGGACACACAGCCCTCACGTCTTCCAGCCAGGCTcccagatgatgatgatcccaacgcagccaatcagcttttCTAACTCACAGGGGCCCGCCTACTACATTCCCGGCCAG tatCGCCCCTCATATGTTTCTCCTCAGCAGTATCAGGTCGCAGGTTCTCCAAACTTTTATCCTGGAAGCAGTCCTGCTGAGTACG CTGGAGCTTACTACCAAACTCAGCCCCAGTTCACGCCTCCTGTAGCCACGGCACCTGTCCTCATGAACCCCGCCCCCCAGCAACaacaagccccgcctcctccACAGCATGCAGCACCGGCCAAACGGGAACGCAAACCG ATAAGGATACGAGACCCTAATCAAGGAGGCCGAGACATCACTGAAGAGATCATGTCTGGGGGCCGAAGCGCCTCCACCCCTACACCTCCACAG TCGGCCCTGACGATGTCAGACGGCGAAGCCATCACACAGTCGAATGGTGAGAAAGCCCCGCCTCCTGTCACAGCAGCCAGGGGAG ACGACCTGGTAAAACCTGTAGTATCCCTAGAGTTCCCCATTCCCCCAGGGGAAATCCCTATCCCAGATGCTCCGCCCACTCCCCCTCCCACCAGCCCAATCAGTGACACAGTTGATGCCCCACCTCCTACCATGGATAAAGCCACACAACTCAAAGATGCAAAACAGCAGGAGCTGAAATCCTCATCAACTGCGGTTCCTTCTTGCGGTTCTACAGAGAATGGGGCAGGACCGGCAACAGTTTCTGTACTTCTTCCGGCTTCAGGAGCTGACCCAGCACTGGAGTCGCCAATCGCACAGCCAGAGGAGCTGCAGTTTGTAAACGGTTTAACCGCAGATGCCAACAGAGACGTCAGCCCTCTTGCTGAGCCTGACATCACAAAAGAGGCTCCACCTGTTTTCGAGGAATTCTCAACACGGACTACCAAAGTTGTCTCTCCTGTCCTCAAGGAAACCCCCGCTCAGGTTGTCAGCGAGACACCACCACTCCTAGATGTCAAAGAAACTTCTGTCTCAAGTGTCAAAGAAACACCAGCTCCTATCCCAACACCTACTCCTGTTGTCACAGAAACCCCATCTCTGATTGCCAAGGATACCCCGTTATCAGCTGTGAAGGAGATCCCTGCACCAATTGCCAAGGAACCCCCCCCTCCTGTTGTCCCGGAGGCTCTGGTTGCAAAGGAGATGCCTCCTCCAGTTGCCACAGAAACAACCGAGCCTGTTGTCAAAGAAACCATTATTGAGGATCCTTGTCCTGTTGCTAAGGAGACCCCAGAACCAATCGACAAAGAAACCCGAAGTCCTGCTGCGCCTGTGTCTGTTGCTAAAGCAGCACCACCTTCTCCTCCTACTCTTGCTGAGGAACAAGAGGACACGCCCCCTGCACAAACAACTGCCCCAGACAGCACTATGCAAG caGCCGTTTCTGTGccaaaaaagaagaggaagttGAAGGACCTAAACAAGAAGGAGACTGGTGATGTGCTGGATGCCTTTAAAGAg CCACCACCAAAGCCAGAGCCCATGCCTCTGACAAAATCAGAGCAGGCTGAACCTGCCCCTGTAGCTCCACCCCCTGTAGAAGACATGGAAGAGACATGGGAAGAGAAGGAAGACAAGCTTGATGCTGAAAACCTCCAACGACGGAGTCCGGCACCGGCCACGCCCACCGAGCAGAAGTACCAGTACAAACAGG AACAGTGGAAACCTCTGAACCctgaggagaagaagaaatatgATCGAGTGTTTCTGCTGGGCTTCCAGTTCATCAGCGCTAGCATGCACAAACCAGAAGGGCTACCGCAAATCAGCGACGTGGTGCTGGATAAG gtgaATAAAACTCCTCTGCGGCCATTAGACTTGAGCAGGATGAACTGTGGTCCAGACTTCACACCTTCATTCGCTAATTTGGGAAGACAGCCAGTTGGGGGGCGTGGCCCG GCTATGGGTTTGCCGGGACCCAGGCGCTCAGGTCAGTCCAGTTCCCGTAAGGAACCGAGGAAGATCGTCCTGTCTGGCGTGTCCTTGAATGATGATATTCATCTGAGCAAGGCAGAGAATGCGTGGCgacgtggtggtggtggaggagtTGAAGTCGATGACGCAGAGACTTCAAAGACACGGGAGCTACTGCGACGTGTGCGAGGCGTCCTGAATAAACTGACCCCTCAGATGTTCCAGCCACTGATGAAACAGATCACAGACATGACCATTGACACAGAGGAGAGGCTAAAGGGTGTGATCGACCTCGTGTTCGAGAAGGCCATCTCTGAGCCCAATTTCTCTGTCGCGTACGCTAACATGTGCCGATGCCTcatgggg tTGAAAGTGCCGACTTCCGATAAGCCCAATGTCATGGTGAATTTCCGAAAGCTTCTGTTAAATCGTTGCCAGAAAGAATTCGAGAAGGACAAGGATGATGACGAGATCTTTGAGAAGAAACAAAAGGAGCTGGATGCTGCCACTGAG GAGGATGTCCGACAGCATCTGAAGGAGGAGCTAGAAGAGGCAAAGGACACGGCACGGCGGCGCTCGCTCGGCAACATCAAGTTCATTGGCGAGCTGTTCAAGCTGAAGATGCTTACGGAGAACATCATGCATGACTGCGTGGTCAAACTGCTGAAAAACCACGACGAGGAGAGCCTGGAGTGTCTGTGCAGACTGCTGTCCACCATCGGCAAGGACCTGGACTTCGAGAAGGccagg cctcGCATGGATCAGTATTTTACCCAGATGGGGAAGATCATTAAAGAGAGGAAGACATCGTCCAGAATCCGATTCATGCTTCAGGACGTCATCGATCTGAGACGG AATAACTGGGTGCCCAGGCGGGGAGATCAGGGCCCTAAGACAATCGAGCAGATCCACAAGGACGCAGAGATGGAGGAGCAGCGAGAGCAGGTTAAAGTCCAACAGCAGCTCCTCTCCAAGAAGGATGTACGAGGACCTGTCGGAGGAGGTGTGACCCTGGGCCCTCGAGGTGCTGGCCCTGCCTCACACCGGGGCAACCCACCACCAGACGACGGCTGGAACACGGTTCCCATTTCCACCAAGAACCGGCCCATTGACACCAGTCGCCTCAGCAAGATCACCAAG CCTGGATCACTGGACTTTAACAACCAGCTACTTGCACCTGGTGGCAAAGGATCTTGGGGCAGCTGGGGAAAAGGGAGCAGTGGAGGCTCTGGGGTTAAACCCAGTGGTGATGGTGCAGCTCAAGACTCGAGCCGTACAAGCACACTGAATCGCTTCTCCGCCCTCCAGCagcctccctcctcctcctcctcctcctcatcttcctccaACATGGACACAGACCGAAGAATCCCACAAAG GAACAGCTTGAGTAGAGAGCGTGGCGACCGTGGTGACCGTCTTGAACGTGGTTCAGACCGAAACCGACCCAGCATCAGTAAGCGCAGCTTCAGCCGAGAAAAAGATGAGTGGGAGCAGAGACCGGTCGAGACGGTACGGCGAGTCACCAGCATGACTGATGAGCGAGAACGAGCGAGAGAGcgtgaacgagagagagagcgtgaacGAGCACCCAGCAAAGACAACG TGAGGAGAGAACCTGTTTCCACACCACCTCCTGCTCCGTCTAAACCGGCTCTAAGCCCTGAGGAACTCGAAAAGAAATCCACTGCTATCATTGAGGAGTACTTGCACATTAATGACAtgaag GAGGCGTTGCAGTGTGTGAGCGAGATGAACTCTGCCTCACTGCTCTACCTGTTTGTGAGGACTGGAATTGAGTCGACTCTGGAGCGCAGCACTATCGCCAGAGAGCACATGGGCTTACTACTACACCAACTCGTCAAAGCTGGAATGCTGTCTGAGCAGCAGTACTacaaagg ccTGATGGAGGTGCTGGAGGTGGCTGAGGACATGGCTATTGATGTGCCTCATATCTGGGTTTACCTGGCTGAACTGATCACTCCCCTGCTGCATGAGGGTGGGATTTCCATGGGCTCACTCTTTAG GGAAGTGTCTAAGCCCCTGGTACCTATTGGCAAAGCTGGAGATCTACTAGCACACCTCCTCACCCTGCTCTGCAAAGGAATg AGCCATAAGAAGGTTGGAGACATGTGGAGGGAGGCGGGGCTTAGCTGGAAGGACTTCCTGTCTGAGGATGAAGACGTGAATAAGTTTGTGACTGAGAAG GGAGTGGACTACACACTGGGGGAGGGGTATGGAAAAGTTGGTAGCAGTAGGAAATCACTGAGTACGGAAGAGCTTTCGAAACAGATGGACCAACTGTTGCAGGACAAATCCGACAACCAGCACATATTCAACTGGGTggag GCAAACCTGGATGAGCAGCAGGTTTCGTCGAATACCTTCGTTCGAGCTCTGatgtcctctgtgtgtcaggCTGCTATCATTT GCGAAACTCCGTATAAAGTTGACTCTAAAAAGATTTCCCAGAGGGCCAAGCTGCTCCAGCGCTACATTAAGGATGAGCAGAAGGAGCTGCAGGCACTTTATGCATTACAGAGCCTCATGGTGCAGATGGAGCAGCCGCCAA ACTTATTGCGGATGTTTTTCGACATACTCTACGACGAGGACATCATTAAGGAGGATGGATTCTACAAGTGGGAGTCAAGCAAAGATCCAGCCGAGCAGCAAGGCAAGGGCGTTGCCCTCAAATCAGTCACCGCCTTTTTTACATGGCTCCGTGAAGCTGAGGACGAATCAGACAACAGCTAA
- the wu:fb16f03 gene encoding eukaryotic translation initiation factor 4 gamma 1 isoform X2: MNKVPGPPSSSPLPAPSPNLPQPNFSLTPPPSMVFATPTPPPMNPTAQTRQPFYPVRPTLPTNPARAQASSAPRPIPPPHGTHSPHVFQPGSQMMMIPTQPISFSNSQGPAYYIPGQYRPSYVSPQQYQVAGSPNFYPGSSPAEYAGAYYQTQPQFTPPVATAPVLMNPAPQQQQAPPPPQHAAPAKRERKPIRIRDPNQGGRDITEEIMSGGRSASTPTPPQSALTMSDGEAITQSNGEKAPPPVTAARGDDLVKPVVSLEFPIPPGEIPIPDAPPTPPPTSPISDTVDAPPPTMDKATQLKDAKQQELKSSSTAVPSCGSTENGAGPATVSVLLPASGADPALESPIAQPEELQFVNGLTADANRDVSPLAEPDITKEAPPVFEEFSTRTTKVVSPVLKETPAQVVSETPPLLDVKETSVSSVKETPAPIPTPTPVVTETPSLIAKDTPLSAVKEIPAPIAKEPPPPVVPEALVAKEMPPPVATETTEPVVKETIIEDPCPVAKETPEPIDKETRSPAAPVSVAKAAPPSPPTLAEEQEDTPPAQTTAPDSTMQAVSVPKKKRKLKDLNKKETGDVLDAFKEPPPKPEPMPLTKSEQAEPAPVAPPPVEDMEETWEEKEDKLDAENLQRRSPAPATPTEQKYQYKQEQWKPLNPEEKKKYDRVFLLGFQFISASMHKPEGLPQISDVVLDKVNKTPLRPLDLSRMNCGPDFTPSFANLGRQPVGGRGPAMGLPGPRRSGQSSSRKEPRKIVLSGVSLNDDIHLSKAENAWRRGGGGGVEVDDAETSKTRELLRRVRGVLNKLTPQMFQPLMKQITDMTIDTEERLKGVIDLVFEKAISEPNFSVAYANMCRCLMGLKVPTSDKPNVMVNFRKLLLNRCQKEFEKDKDDDEIFEKKQKELDAATEEDVRQHLKEELEEAKDTARRRSLGNIKFIGELFKLKMLTENIMHDCVVKLLKNHDEESLECLCRLLSTIGKDLDFEKARPRMDQYFTQMGKIIKERKTSSRIRFMLQDVIDLRRNNWVPRRGDQGPKTIEQIHKDAEMEEQREQVKVQQQLLSKKDVRGPVGGGVTLGPRGAGPASHRGNPPPDDGWNTVPISTKNRPIDTSRLSKITKPGSLDFNNQLLAPGGKGSWGSWGKGSSGGSGVKPSGDGAAQDSSRTSTLNRFSALQQPPSSSSSSSSSSNMDTDRRIPQRNSLSRERGDRGDRLERGSDRNRPSISKRSFSREKDEWEQRPVETVRRVTSMTDERERARERERERERERAPSKDNVRREPVSTPPPAPSKPALSPEELEKKSTAIIEEYLHINDMKEALQCVSEMNSASLLYLFVRTGIESTLERSTIAREHMGLLLHQLVKAGMLSEQQYYKGLMEVLEVAEDMAIDVPHIWVYLAELITPLLHEGGISMGSLFREVSKPLVPIGKAGDLLAHLLTLLCKGMSHKKVGDMWREAGLSWKDFLSEDEDVNKFVTEKGVDYTLGEGYGKVGSSRKSLSTEELSKQMDQLLQDKSDNQHIFNWVEANLDEQQVSSNTFVRALMSSVCQAAIICETPYKVDSKKISQRAKLLQRYIKDEQKELQALYALQSLMVQMEQPPNLLRMFFDILYDEDIIKEDGFYKWESSKDPAEQQGKGVALKSVTAFFTWLREAEDESDNS, translated from the exons ATGAATAAAGTACCAGGACCCCCGTCCTCCTCCCCACTCCCTGCACCCTCCCCTAACCTGCCCCAG CCTAACTTCTCACTTACTCCTCCCCCATCTATGGTTTTTGCTACACCTACTCCTCCTCCAATGAACCCTACAGCCCAGACCCGACAG CCGTTCTACCCTGTTCGGCCCACATTACCCACAAACCCTGCTCGAGCCCAGGCAAGCTCCGCCCCACGGCCCATCCCTCCACCACACGGGACACACAGCCCTCACGTCTTCCAGCCAGGCTcccagatgatgatgatcccaacgcagccaatcagcttttCTAACTCACAGGGGCCCGCCTACTACATTCCCGGCCAG tatCGCCCCTCATATGTTTCTCCTCAGCAGTATCAGGTCGCAGGTTCTCCAAACTTTTATCCTGGAAGCAGTCCTGCTGAGTACG CTGGAGCTTACTACCAAACTCAGCCCCAGTTCACGCCTCCTGTAGCCACGGCACCTGTCCTCATGAACCCCGCCCCCCAGCAACaacaagccccgcctcctccACAGCATGCAGCACCGGCCAAACGGGAACGCAAACCG ATAAGGATACGAGACCCTAATCAAGGAGGCCGAGACATCACTGAAGAGATCATGTCTGGGGGCCGAAGCGCCTCCACCCCTACACCTCCACAG TCGGCCCTGACGATGTCAGACGGCGAAGCCATCACACAGTCGAATGGTGAGAAAGCCCCGCCTCCTGTCACAGCAGCCAGGGGAG ACGACCTGGTAAAACCTGTAGTATCCCTAGAGTTCCCCATTCCCCCAGGGGAAATCCCTATCCCAGATGCTCCGCCCACTCCCCCTCCCACCAGCCCAATCAGTGACACAGTTGATGCCCCACCTCCTACCATGGATAAAGCCACACAACTCAAAGATGCAAAACAGCAGGAGCTGAAATCCTCATCAACTGCGGTTCCTTCTTGCGGTTCTACAGAGAATGGGGCAGGACCGGCAACAGTTTCTGTACTTCTTCCGGCTTCAGGAGCTGACCCAGCACTGGAGTCGCCAATCGCACAGCCAGAGGAGCTGCAGTTTGTAAACGGTTTAACCGCAGATGCCAACAGAGACGTCAGCCCTCTTGCTGAGCCTGACATCACAAAAGAGGCTCCACCTGTTTTCGAGGAATTCTCAACACGGACTACCAAAGTTGTCTCTCCTGTCCTCAAGGAAACCCCCGCTCAGGTTGTCAGCGAGACACCACCACTCCTAGATGTCAAAGAAACTTCTGTCTCAAGTGTCAAAGAAACACCAGCTCCTATCCCAACACCTACTCCTGTTGTCACAGAAACCCCATCTCTGATTGCCAAGGATACCCCGTTATCAGCTGTGAAGGAGATCCCTGCACCAATTGCCAAGGAACCCCCCCCTCCTGTTGTCCCGGAGGCTCTGGTTGCAAAGGAGATGCCTCCTCCAGTTGCCACAGAAACAACCGAGCCTGTTGTCAAAGAAACCATTATTGAGGATCCTTGTCCTGTTGCTAAGGAGACCCCAGAACCAATCGACAAAGAAACCCGAAGTCCTGCTGCGCCTGTGTCTGTTGCTAAAGCAGCACCACCTTCTCCTCCTACTCTTGCTGAGGAACAAGAGGACACGCCCCCTGCACAAACAACTGCCCCAGACAGCACTATGCAAG CCGTTTCTGTGccaaaaaagaagaggaagttGAAGGACCTAAACAAGAAGGAGACTGGTGATGTGCTGGATGCCTTTAAAGAg CCACCACCAAAGCCAGAGCCCATGCCTCTGACAAAATCAGAGCAGGCTGAACCTGCCCCTGTAGCTCCACCCCCTGTAGAAGACATGGAAGAGACATGGGAAGAGAAGGAAGACAAGCTTGATGCTGAAAACCTCCAACGACGGAGTCCGGCACCGGCCACGCCCACCGAGCAGAAGTACCAGTACAAACAGG AACAGTGGAAACCTCTGAACCctgaggagaagaagaaatatgATCGAGTGTTTCTGCTGGGCTTCCAGTTCATCAGCGCTAGCATGCACAAACCAGAAGGGCTACCGCAAATCAGCGACGTGGTGCTGGATAAG gtgaATAAAACTCCTCTGCGGCCATTAGACTTGAGCAGGATGAACTGTGGTCCAGACTTCACACCTTCATTCGCTAATTTGGGAAGACAGCCAGTTGGGGGGCGTGGCCCG GCTATGGGTTTGCCGGGACCCAGGCGCTCAGGTCAGTCCAGTTCCCGTAAGGAACCGAGGAAGATCGTCCTGTCTGGCGTGTCCTTGAATGATGATATTCATCTGAGCAAGGCAGAGAATGCGTGGCgacgtggtggtggtggaggagtTGAAGTCGATGACGCAGAGACTTCAAAGACACGGGAGCTACTGCGACGTGTGCGAGGCGTCCTGAATAAACTGACCCCTCAGATGTTCCAGCCACTGATGAAACAGATCACAGACATGACCATTGACACAGAGGAGAGGCTAAAGGGTGTGATCGACCTCGTGTTCGAGAAGGCCATCTCTGAGCCCAATTTCTCTGTCGCGTACGCTAACATGTGCCGATGCCTcatgggg tTGAAAGTGCCGACTTCCGATAAGCCCAATGTCATGGTGAATTTCCGAAAGCTTCTGTTAAATCGTTGCCAGAAAGAATTCGAGAAGGACAAGGATGATGACGAGATCTTTGAGAAGAAACAAAAGGAGCTGGATGCTGCCACTGAG GAGGATGTCCGACAGCATCTGAAGGAGGAGCTAGAAGAGGCAAAGGACACGGCACGGCGGCGCTCGCTCGGCAACATCAAGTTCATTGGCGAGCTGTTCAAGCTGAAGATGCTTACGGAGAACATCATGCATGACTGCGTGGTCAAACTGCTGAAAAACCACGACGAGGAGAGCCTGGAGTGTCTGTGCAGACTGCTGTCCACCATCGGCAAGGACCTGGACTTCGAGAAGGccagg cctcGCATGGATCAGTATTTTACCCAGATGGGGAAGATCATTAAAGAGAGGAAGACATCGTCCAGAATCCGATTCATGCTTCAGGACGTCATCGATCTGAGACGG AATAACTGGGTGCCCAGGCGGGGAGATCAGGGCCCTAAGACAATCGAGCAGATCCACAAGGACGCAGAGATGGAGGAGCAGCGAGAGCAGGTTAAAGTCCAACAGCAGCTCCTCTCCAAGAAGGATGTACGAGGACCTGTCGGAGGAGGTGTGACCCTGGGCCCTCGAGGTGCTGGCCCTGCCTCACACCGGGGCAACCCACCACCAGACGACGGCTGGAACACGGTTCCCATTTCCACCAAGAACCGGCCCATTGACACCAGTCGCCTCAGCAAGATCACCAAG CCTGGATCACTGGACTTTAACAACCAGCTACTTGCACCTGGTGGCAAAGGATCTTGGGGCAGCTGGGGAAAAGGGAGCAGTGGAGGCTCTGGGGTTAAACCCAGTGGTGATGGTGCAGCTCAAGACTCGAGCCGTACAAGCACACTGAATCGCTTCTCCGCCCTCCAGCagcctccctcctcctcctcctcctcctcatcttcctccaACATGGACACAGACCGAAGAATCCCACAAAG GAACAGCTTGAGTAGAGAGCGTGGCGACCGTGGTGACCGTCTTGAACGTGGTTCAGACCGAAACCGACCCAGCATCAGTAAGCGCAGCTTCAGCCGAGAAAAAGATGAGTGGGAGCAGAGACCGGTCGAGACGGTACGGCGAGTCACCAGCATGACTGATGAGCGAGAACGAGCGAGAGAGcgtgaacgagagagagagcgtgaacGAGCACCCAGCAAAGACAACG TGAGGAGAGAACCTGTTTCCACACCACCTCCTGCTCCGTCTAAACCGGCTCTAAGCCCTGAGGAACTCGAAAAGAAATCCACTGCTATCATTGAGGAGTACTTGCACATTAATGACAtgaag GAGGCGTTGCAGTGTGTGAGCGAGATGAACTCTGCCTCACTGCTCTACCTGTTTGTGAGGACTGGAATTGAGTCGACTCTGGAGCGCAGCACTATCGCCAGAGAGCACATGGGCTTACTACTACACCAACTCGTCAAAGCTGGAATGCTGTCTGAGCAGCAGTACTacaaagg ccTGATGGAGGTGCTGGAGGTGGCTGAGGACATGGCTATTGATGTGCCTCATATCTGGGTTTACCTGGCTGAACTGATCACTCCCCTGCTGCATGAGGGTGGGATTTCCATGGGCTCACTCTTTAG GGAAGTGTCTAAGCCCCTGGTACCTATTGGCAAAGCTGGAGATCTACTAGCACACCTCCTCACCCTGCTCTGCAAAGGAATg AGCCATAAGAAGGTTGGAGACATGTGGAGGGAGGCGGGGCTTAGCTGGAAGGACTTCCTGTCTGAGGATGAAGACGTGAATAAGTTTGTGACTGAGAAG GGAGTGGACTACACACTGGGGGAGGGGTATGGAAAAGTTGGTAGCAGTAGGAAATCACTGAGTACGGAAGAGCTTTCGAAACAGATGGACCAACTGTTGCAGGACAAATCCGACAACCAGCACATATTCAACTGGGTggag GCAAACCTGGATGAGCAGCAGGTTTCGTCGAATACCTTCGTTCGAGCTCTGatgtcctctgtgtgtcaggCTGCTATCATTT GCGAAACTCCGTATAAAGTTGACTCTAAAAAGATTTCCCAGAGGGCCAAGCTGCTCCAGCGCTACATTAAGGATGAGCAGAAGGAGCTGCAGGCACTTTATGCATTACAGAGCCTCATGGTGCAGATGGAGCAGCCGCCAA ACTTATTGCGGATGTTTTTCGACATACTCTACGACGAGGACATCATTAAGGAGGATGGATTCTACAAGTGGGAGTCAAGCAAAGATCCAGCCGAGCAGCAAGGCAAGGGCGTTGCCCTCAAATCAGTCACCGCCTTTTTTACATGGCTCCGTGAAGCTGAGGACGAATCAGACAACAGCTAA